One stretch of Pirellulales bacterium DNA includes these proteins:
- a CDS encoding response regulator codes for MVTSSPQQRLRILIVDDNRDLTTVLQKAFTVCGQSAVVANDGERAMELARKLPLDVIVCDLDMPGMDGFTLVRRMRDDPAMPYHPVCAFTGRGDEACRRQAIASGFEGFIVKTARFPEVLDFLKRYKR; via the coding sequence ATGGTCACCTCATCTCCACAACAGCGATTGCGAATTCTTATCGTCGACGACAACCGCGATCTGACGACCGTTCTGCAAAAGGCCTTTACGGTCTGCGGGCAGAGTGCGGTGGTCGCGAATGATGGCGAACGCGCGATGGAACTGGCGCGAAAACTGCCCTTGGACGTGATCGTGTGCGACCTCGACATGCCTGGCATGGATGGCTTCACGCTGGTGCGACGTATGCGCGATGATCCGGCGATGCCCTACCATCCGGTCTGCGCGTTTACTGGCCGCGGCGACGAGGCATGCCGGCGGCAAGCTATTGCCAGCGGCTTTGAAGGGTTCATCGTCAAGACGGCGCGGTTCCCCGAAGTGCTCGATTTTCTCAAACGATACAAACGCTAG
- a CDS encoding Flp family type IVb pilin, which yields MSAARNSRFLKAAGRFLASEDGPAAVEYALMLALIVLICITAIQSIGTNANTQFGKVATKLGSLRISKLSTWRRHWLFLAALSPACCRRAIVRTN from the coding sequence ATGTCTGCGGCAAGAAACTCGCGATTTCTCAAGGCTGCCGGGCGATTTCTGGCTTCAGAAGACGGCCCTGCGGCCGTTGAATACGCCCTCATGTTGGCGCTGATCGTATTGATCTGCATCACGGCAATTCAATCCATTGGCACGAATGCCAATACGCAATTCGGTAAAGTGGCTACCAAGCTTGGCTCGTTGCGGATTTCAAAACTATCAACATGGCGGCGGCACTGGCTCTTTCTAGCGGCTTTATCGCCGGCGTGTTGTCGCCGCGCGATCGTCCGTACCAATTGA